Proteins from one Naumovozyma castellii chromosome 3, complete genome genomic window:
- the OAZ1 gene encoding Oaz1p (ancestral locus Anc_8.504) — MHSKPNLLQKKQNAVLQLLSTEQIQEKLANPTISAVSLTFPITNLIKKQKFDTNPSLLSYSLTSSGFKDWYADIETGSSLDLPQDNLIQLYWDVILIMESQFLYDVSHLKKFQNHLIDTMGTRLRYNNSKTLRDTRSWRGLCDNYMMVYLPLIFDDLIWCKYDSVYLHVVLPPIESWRKNDGKQSTCKEWLLSLLELSNSLDLQYLRLYLRRNDSNTNDLTTLLRNLNWIGGRILPNENRNELFDTDNNDRNGFDNLMLGDENFVILEFES; from the exons ATGCACTCCAAACCAAATTTACTTCAGAAAAAGCAAAATGCAGTACTACAACTGCTATCCACTGAACAAATACAAGAGAAATTGGCAAATCCAACCATATCAGCCGTATCCTTAACATTCCCCATCACAAACCTGATAAAAAAGCAAAAATTTGATACGAATCCTTCCTTATTATCCTATTCTTTAACGAGCAGTGGATTTAAGGATTGGTATGCG GACATCGAGACGGGATCATCTTTGGATCTACCACAGGATAATTTGATCCAATTGTACTGGGATGTTATCCTGATTATGGAGTCGCAATTCCTCTATGACGTTtctcatttgaagaaattccaaaatcaTTTGATTGACACCATGGGGACCCGATTAAGGTATAATAATTCCAAGACCTTGAGGGACACCCGATCATGGAGAGGATTATGCGATAACTACATGATGGTTTACTTACCACTGATCTTTGATGATCTGATTTGGTGCAAATATGATTCGGTATATCTACATGTCGTATTACCCCCAATAGAGTCATGGCGAAAGAATGATGGGAAACAAAGCACCTGTAAGGAATGGTTGTTGAGTTTATTGGAATTGAGCAATTCGTTAGATTTGCAATATTTACGATTATATCTCAGAAGAAACGATAGCAATACCAATGATCTGACAACGTTACTACGAAATTTGAACTGGATAGGTGGGAGGATACTACCCAATGAAAATAGAAACGAATTATTTGATACAGACAACAATGACAGGAATGGTTTCGATAATTTAATGTTGGGCgatgaaaattttgtcATATTGGAGTTTGAAAGTTGA
- the ARL3 gene encoding Arf family GTPase ARL3 (ancestral locus Anc_8.502), whose protein sequence is MFHLAQGIYNNWNRKEQYSILILGLDNAGKTTFLETCKKEFNLNSKPLDKITPTVGQNVATISVENNKKLLKFWDVGGQENLRSMWSEYYSQCHGIIFVVDSTDRSRIDECSKTLGKIVMDDEVEGVPILMLANKQDMPERMEVQDIKEIFNQIAEHLSARDSRVLPVSALTGEGVKDAIDWMTLRLERNKKVRRPLYK, encoded by the coding sequence ATGTTCCATCTGGCACAGGGCATATATAACAATTGGAATCGAAAAGAACAATACTCAATTCTAATCCTTGGGTTGGATAATGCGGGCAAGACAACTTTCTTAGAAACCTGCAAAAAggaatttaatttaaattcaaaaccATTAGATAAAATTACACCTACAGTGGGTCAGAATGTGGCAACGATATCTGTGGAGAATAATAAGAaactattgaaattttggGATGTAGGAGGTCAAGAAAATTTACGCTCAATGTGGTCAGAATATTATAGCCAATGTCACGGAATTATCTTTGTTGTGGATAGCACAGATCGTTCAAGGATTGATGAATGTAGTAAAACGTTGGGAAAAATTGttatggatgatgaagtggAAGGAGTACCGATTCTTATGTTAGCCAACAAACAAGATATGCCTGAAAGAATGGAAGTACAAgatattaaagaaatatttaaccAGATTGCAGAACATTTAAGTGCTAGAGATAGTAGAGTATTACCAGTAAGTGCATTGACTGGAGAAGGTGTGAAGGACGCCATCGATTGGATGACACTTAGATTggaaagaaacaagaaagtAAGGCGACCACTTTATAAATGA
- the MNN9 gene encoding mannosyltransferase complex subunit MNN9 (ancestral locus Anc_8.500): MKPLRQFSYRLRTSRKIHITIPILLLVGLYFTFFHGNRFSLDFNIVNGKWVNENEHTDYLPFTSKFKLPRFSYKNEHNWMFDDHVDEIIPEGHIAHYDLNKLHSTSDAAINKEKILILTPIQKFHQEYWENLLQLTYPRELIELGFIAPRTPTGDQALAALEAAVDKVQSDKKNQRFSKVTILRQDSVGFNKLTEKERHALEVQKERRASMALARNELLFSTIGPHTSWVLWLDADIIETPASLIQDMTAHDRAVLSANVFQRYYDEEKKQKAIRPYDFNNWQESDTGLELASKMKDDEIIVEGYAEIATYRPLMAYFHDPDNSVAEEMRLDGVGGGCTLVKAEVHRDGAMFPNFPFYHLIETEGFAKMAKRLNYEVFGLPNYLVYHIEEKNV, from the coding sequence ATGAAGCCTTTGCGTCAGTTTTCATATAGGCTTAGGACGAGTCGCAAGATTCACATAACGATACCGATCCTGCTTCTGGTGGGCCTTTATTTCACTTTTTTCCATGGTAATAGATTTTCCTTGGACTTCAACATCGTTAATGGTAAATGGGTCAATGAAAATGAGCATACTGACTACTTACCGTTTacttcaaaattcaaactGCCAAGATTTTCATATAAAAATGAACACAACTGGATGTTTGATGATCATGTCGATGAAATTATTCCTGAGGGACATATTGCCCATTACGATTTAAATAAACTACATTCTACCTCAGATGCAGCTATAAACAAGGagaagatattgatattAACTCCAATACAGAAATTCCATCAAGAATATTGGGAAAACTTATTACAGTTGACTTATCCTCGtgaattgattgaattaGGGTTCATTGCGCCTAGAACACCTACTGGAGACCAAGCATTAGCAGCATTAGAGGCAGCCGTTGATAAAGTACAATCAGATAAGAAGAATCAAAGATTTTCCAAGGTTACCATTCTAAGACAGGACTCTGTGggatttaataaattaacGGAGAAAGAAAGACATGCATTAGAAGTTCAAAAAGAGAGACGTGCATCTATGGCACTTGCTAGGAATGAACTGTTGTTTTCGACCATTGGTCCACATACTTCATGGGTTCTTTGGTTGGATGCtgatattattgaaactCCAGCTAGTTTAATTCAAGATATGACTGCACATGATAGAGCTGTTTTATCCGCTAATGTCTTCCAAAGATATTACgatgaagagaaaaagCAAAAAGCAATTAGACCTTatgatttcaataattggcAAGAGAGTGATACAGGATTAGAACTTGCTTCTAAGAtgaaagatgatgaaattattgtGGAAGGATATGCAGAAATTGCTACGTATAGACCGTTAATGGCATATTTCCACGATCCTGATAACTCTGTAGCAGAAGAGATGAGGTTAGATGGGGTCGGTGGCGGGTGTACCTTAGTGAAGGCTGAGGTTCACAGAGATGGTGCCATGTTCCCTAATTTCCCATTTTATCATCTTATTGAAACAGAAGGTTTTGCAAAAATGGCAAAGAGATTAAATTATGAAGTATTTGGATTACCCAATTATTTAGTGTATCATATCgaggaaaaaaatgtatGA
- the CAM1 gene encoding translation elongation factor EF1B gamma (ancestral locus Anc_8.498) → MSQGTLYANFRIRGIVPKCLVKALNLDVNIVEPEQAPEQFAKDFPLQKIPSFAGPKGFKLTESMAINYYLIQLSSDEKLKARLLGSDLNTQAQIIRWQSFVNSDVLHQIVNAFAPLRGDVPYNKRAVDAALEQLTKMTAIFEDRLKEYTYLVNEHITLADLVCATTMTRGFNYLWGKEWRAEHPAIVRWFNTVTACDMLKHEFVDFKFIDAQLAPPQNKKKEKKASEAKPAAEKKKAEKKPEAAAEAPAEKKPKHPLELLGRSTFVLDEWKRKYSNEDTRPVALPWFWEHYNPEEYSLWKVEYKYNDELTLTFMSNNLIGGFFNRLSASTKYMFGSMVVYGENNDNGIVGAVLVRGQDSVPAFDVAPDWESYSYTKLDPTKEEDKEFVNNMWAWDKPVNGKEIVDGKVLK, encoded by the coding sequence ATGTCTCAAGGAACTTTATACGCCAACTTCAGAATTAGAGGTATTGTCCCAAAATGTTTGGTCAAAGCATTGAACTTAGATGTTAACATTGTGGAACCTGAACAGGCTCCAGAACAGTTTGCTAAGGACTTCCCATTACAAAAGATCCCATCTTTTGCAGGTCCGAAGGGTTTCAAATTGACTGAATCTATGGCCATTAACtattatttgattcaattgtcttcagatgaaaaattaaaggcTAGATTATTGGGTTCTGATTTGAACACTCAAGCTCAAATCATTAGATGGCAATCATTTGTCAACAGTGACGTCTTGCACCAAATTGTAAATGCATTTGCCCCATTGAGAGGTGATGTCCCATATAACAAAAGGGCCGTTGATGCTGCTTTGGAACAACTTACCAAGATGACTGCTATCTTCGAAGACAGATTGAAGGAATACACTTACTTGGTTAACGAACATATAACATTAGCTGATTTGGTTTGTGCTACCACAATGACTAGAGGTTTCAACTATTTGTGGGGTAAGGAATGGAGAGCTGAACACCCTGCCATTGTTAGATGGTTCAATACTGTTACTGCTTGTGATATGTTGAAGCATGAATTTGTTGACTTCAAGTTCATTGATGCTCAATTAGCTCCTCCacaaaataagaagaaggaaaagaaggcCTCTGAAGCAAAGCCTGCTGcggaaaagaagaaagctGAGAAGAAACCAGAAGCTGCTGCCGAAGCTCCAGCtgaaaagaaaccaaagCATCCATTAGAATTATTAGGAAGATCCACTTTCGTCTTGGATGAATGGAAGAGAAAATACTCTAACGAAGACACCAGACCTGTTGCTTTGCCATGGTTCTGGGAACATTACAACCCAGAAGAATACTCTCTATGGAAGGttgaatataaatataacGATGAATTGACTTTAACTTTCATGTCCAACAATTTGATTGGTGGTTTTTTCAACAGATTATCCGCTTCTACCAAGTACATGTTCGGTTCCATGGTTGTCTATGGTGAAAACAATGACAATGGTATTGTCGGTGCCGTCTTGGTCAGAGGTCAAGACAGTGTTCCAGCCTTTGATGTTGCTCCAGATTGGGAATCTTACAGCTACACCAAGTTGGACCCAACTAAGGAAGAAGACAAGGAATTTGTTAACAATATGTGGGCTTGGGACAAGCCAGTCAACGGTAAGGAAATCGTCGATGGTAAGGTCTTGAAATAG
- the SGF11 gene encoding SAGA histone acetyltransferase complex subunit SGF11 (ancestral locus Anc_8.496): MTSRTETIESASNGILHNLLTTIIQDIVAKERVNSQVLNTRYPNIKPYFYDPNGNLDINGQPKRQESSQYFHCVNCGREISANRFAAHLQRCYSRGSRR, encoded by the coding sequence atgaCTAGTAGAACGGAAACTATTGAATCAGCATCTAATGGAATTTTGCACAATTTATTGACTACTATAATCCAAGATATTGTCGCTAAGGAAAGAGTTAATTCACAGGTTTTAAATACAAGGTATCCTAATATAAAACCTTATTTTTATGATCCTAATGGGAATTTAGATATAAATGGACAGCCGAAACGTCAAGAGTCATCACAATATTTTCACTGTGTTAACTGTGGGAGAGAAATTTCAGCCAATAGGTTTGCTGCCCATTTACAGAGGTGTTATAGTCGTGGATCAAGGAGGTAA
- the ELC1 gene encoding elongin C (ancestral locus Anc_8.494) — MPELHTVKLVAEDGSEHELSIEAASLSPVLTAFLKHPNMKTDPKIDLSQYSSDILDKVCEYLEYKLKYKDVPDSDDIPEFDLPTELSLQLLLVADYLNI, encoded by the coding sequence ATGCCTGAACTCCACACGGTTAAGTTGGTTGCAGAAGATGGCAGCGAGCACGAGCTAAGCATTGAAGCCGCCAGTCTTTCGCCAGTATTAACCGCCTTCTTAAAGCATCCTAATATGAAGACAGACCCAAAGATAGATTTATCACAATACTCTTCTGATATCTTAGACAAAGTTTGTGAATACCTAGAATATAAGTTGAAGTATAAGGATGTCCCTGATTCGGATGACATACCTGAATTTGATCTACCCACCGAGTTATCTTTACAGCTACTGTTGGTGGCagattatttaaatatatga
- the VPS16 gene encoding tethering complex subunit VPS16 (ancestral locus Anc_8.493), with the protein MQDKLKNPSLNWERLSNIFYRSRKLCELDWTGGKNDFSTKFATSTTLIAIMGEDTLSVYSYLGALIGQVGSENLENVIKFEFDNETEKLVIVCQDAIKVIENWLPLEVKSLPVPEEIRDRDIIWDYKQGIVILKDSKDIYSVRSGNFEKIISNNGQFRLLTKDSWDCNEKMVVLLDMDNVYHFDLLTNDLENAIPNSQWHRITISSKSFVCLYNLKDEKIQVYKDPQRTLLEHTMDKSPIDIKWCGNDTIVTSFEDEIRLLGPDGSYATFWYPFEIVDLRTEVDGVKVITTNGIFFISRVESSTENIFRIGSTEPGAILLDSWKLLKEHAPRALENLKSFDLKKGVLDCIHASINEWDIRLQKILLNAASFGKSSLAYKSFDANELVKGCELVKLLNSLRKMGIFITRKQYEIITLRGLIQRLIRAHKYYECFQICRLENSFEFFQEIFLNWAITKIKLSSNFEDSELLTTIERQIIELPEKFHVPLAKIAHASFLEGRFQLARNLALLEKEPELKILELYKVDDNNLALTECLKAESPELTISLLFKLQEKLTPVQLIKLLILDMIDYSLYPYVQRNNYGFLFDFYRQIDKLIDLGQLMIKQAQQQDSIKTFVSPVEELYKKVSTDALIKQDTELLKRQDKLWNYQESLTNTFGISFTEYTLDETLSKLIEMQQERQVKDVVKNFKIGEFKFYHIKCRTLVAQRRFDDLMKFAMDKKSPIGYLPFYKRLRREGFIREAASYVSLMTGASYEKKKELLIDCKGYKELIQLAGKHKDIVGLKELYKMVPPNEPELKVMITDTINTL; encoded by the coding sequence ATGCaagataaattaaagaaccCAAGTCTGAATTGGGAGAGactatcaaatatattttatagAAGCAGGAAGTTATGTGAATTGGATTGGACCGGTGGAAAAAATGACTTCTCAACTAAGTTCGCTACTTCGACAACGTTAATTGCAATAATGGGAGAAGACACACTTTCCGTTTACAGCTACCTGGGAGCTCTTATAGGTCAGGTAGGGAGTGAGAACTTAGAAAATGtgattaaatttgaatttgataatgaaactgAGAAACTGGTAATTGTCTGCCAGGACGCAATCAAAGTTATAGAGAATTGGTTACCTTTAGAAGTAAAATCTCTCCCGGTTCCAGAGGAAATACGAGATAGAGACATAATTTGGGACTATAAACAAGGTATTGTGATTCTTAAGGATTCTAAAGATATTTATTCCGTTCGATCAGGAAATTTCGAAAAGATCATCTCGAACAACGGCCAATTTAGACTACTGACCAAGGATAGTTGGGACTGTAATGAGAAAATGGTGGTTCTCTTAGATATGGATAACGTTTATCATTTTGACTTGCTTACAAATGATTTGGAGAATGCGATCCCTAATTCACAATGGCACAGGATCAccatttcatcaaaaagttttgtttgtttgtatAATCTCAAAGATGAGAAAATCCAAGTTTATAAAGACCCACAACGGACTTTACTGGAACATACGATGGATAAATCTCCCATCGATATCAAATGGTGTGGCAATGATACCATTGTTACCTCATTTGAGGATGAAATAAGATTATTGGGCCCCGATGGAAGTTATGCGACATTTTGGTATCCCTTTGAGATTGTTGATTTGAGGACAGAAGTTGATGGGGTCAAAGTCATCACAACAAATGGCATATTTTTCATATCTAGAGTCGAAAGTTCTACCGAAAATATCTTCAGAATAGGATCAACGGAACCAGGTGCTATTCTCTTAGATTCTTGGAAGCTATTAAAAGAACATGCGCCTAGAGCattagaaaatttgaaaagttttgatttgaagaagggAGTGTTAGACTGTATCCATGCTTCTATCAACGAATGGGACATACGCTTACAGAAGATTTTGCTAAATGCAGCTTCTTTCGGTAAGAGCTCATTAGCATACAAGAGTTTTGATGCCAATGAACTAGTGAAGGGATGTGAACTTGTAAAATTACTAAATTCTTTGAGAAAGATGGGTATTTTCATTACAAGAAAACAATACGAAATAATTACTTTGAGAGGACTAATTCAAAGGCTAATAAGGGCTCATAAATATTACGAGTGCTTCCAAATTTGTCGATTGGAGAATagttttgaattttttcaagagatatttttaaattggGCCATTACCAAGatcaaattatcatcaaacTTTGAAGATTCAGAATTGCTGACTACAATTGAACGTCAAATAATCGAACTTCCGGAGAAATTTCATGTACCTCTGGCTAAGATAGCACATGCCAGTTTTTTGGAAGGTCGGTTTCAGCTAGCTAGAAATCTTGCTCTTCTTGAAAAAGAGCCTGAATTGAAGATCTTGGAGCTATACAAAGTGGATGATAACAACTTAGCTTTAACTGAATGTTTAAAGGCAGAGTCCCCAGAATTGACAATATCGCTGTTATTCAAACTTCAAGAGAAACTTACGCCAGTTCAGTTGATAAAACTTCTGATTTTGGATATGATCGATTATTCCCTTTACCCTTATGtacaaagaaataattaCGGTTTCCTATTTGATTTTTATCgtcaaattgataaattaatagATTTGGGACAATTGATGATAAAACAGGCTCAACAGCAAGATTCAATTAAAACGTTTGTATCACCTGTTGAAGAACTGTACAAAAAGGTTTCTACTGACGCATTGATCAAGCAAGATACGgaacttttgaaaagacAAGATAAATTATGGAATTATCAAGAGTCGTTAACAAACACATTTGGAATAAGTTTTACCGAATACACACTGGATGAAACGTTGTctaaattaattgaaatgCAACAAGAAAGGCAGGTTAAGGATGTGGTCAAAAACTTCAAGATTGgagaatttaaattctATCATATTAAATGCAGAACGTTAGTTGCTCAACGACGTTTTGATGATCTCATGAAATTTGCCATGGATAAGAAATCACCGATAGGATATCTTCCTTTTTATAAAAGACTAAGGAGGGAGGGATTCATAAGGGAGGCTGCCTCTTACGTGAGCCTCATGACGGGAGCATCAtatgaaaagaagaaggaattgCTAATCGATTGTAAAGGTTACAAGGAGTTGATTCAACTTGCTGGAAAACATAAAGATATTGTCGgattgaaagaattgtaTAAGATGGTTCCTCCGAATGAACCTGAGTTGAAAGTGATGATAACAGATACAATAAATACACTATAA
- the NOP4 gene encoding mRNA-binding ribosome biosynthesis protein NOP4 (ancestral locus Anc_8.491): protein MENIAKGNGNHRNAAYKQNDNGLDMKTLFVRSIPMDVTDEELADYFSNFAPTKHAVVVKDVNKKSRGFGFVSFAVEDDTKEALKQARKAKLKGHLLRVDIAKRRDRSNKPGEGDKPEKKTRTDTIARDENEEVDEESLLKGKPKLIIRNMPWSCRDPNQLKKIFSRFGTVVEASIPKKRDGKLCGFAFVTMKKLSNCTIALENTKDLKIDGRSVAVDFAVQKNRWEDYKKSNKEETTENNEDEEEDESESDDESSRRSKKSDVELGSDEEVSEDEDEDEDEDDEEDQQRKRDERPKQNKKEDFSIFVRNVPYDATEESLAAHFSKFGQVKYALPVIDRTTGLAKGTAFVAFRDHMTYKYCIDNAPAAGSTSLLIGDDVLPEYVYEGRVLSISPTLDRENANRQAEKNAEKRKEFLGKAPGERDRRNLYLLNEGKVVEGSKMAALLSTKDMEIRDKSYKLRVEQLKKNPSLHLSMTRLAIRNLPRAMNDKALKALGRKAVVEFATQVSAGERHPLSKEEIVRSTKDKYRFMSPDEIEHQKKKDKKNGLVKQAKIIMEIKGATAGRSRGYGFIEYKDHKSALMGLRWMNCHAVTQDEVLEGLSEEEKKTIEADSTKGRRLCVEFAIENANVVKRRREHIQQARESSKRKLDAGTEDSTEKEHSAKKVKKDEEEKENSGDKKDSGMSDDVKRLIGIKRRRRHGKK, encoded by the coding sequence ATGGAGAATATTGCAAAGGGAAATGGGAACCACAGAAATGCGGCCTATAAGCAGAATGACAATGGACTAGATATGAAAACATTATTCGTTAGGTCAATTCCTATGGATGTcacagatgaagaattagcTGATTACTTCTCCAACTTTGCTCCAACAAAGCATGCGGTTGTCGTGAAAGATGTCAACAAGAAATCCAGGGGATTCGGTTTTGTTAGTTTCGCTGTCGAGGATGATACAAAAGAAGCATTAAAACAAGCAAGAAAGGCAAAGCTAAAGGGCCATCTATTGAGAGTTGATATTGCCAAGAGGAGAGACCGTTCAAATAAACCAGGTGAAGGTGATAAGCCAGAAAAAAAGACCAGGACTGACACTATTGCTCGTgatgagaatgaagaaGTGGATGAAGAATCTTTACTAAAAGGTAAGCCTAAATTGATTATTAGGAATATGCCATGGAGTTGTCGTGATCCAAATcagttgaagaaaatatttagcAGATTTGGTACTGTTGTAGAAGCATCCATCCCTAAGAAACGTGACGGTAAACTATGTGGATTTGCTTTTGTTActatgaaaaaattaagtaATTGTACTATCGCCTTGGAGAATACAAAGGATTTAAAAATTGACGGAAGAtctgttgctgttgattTTGCTGTTCAAAAGAACAGATGGGAAGACTACAAAAAAAGtaacaaagaagaaactacagaaaataatgaagacgaagaagaagacgaaTCCGAATCAGATGATGAAAGCAGTAGAAGGAGTAAAAAATCTGATGTAGAACTAGGTTccgatgaagaagtttcagaagatgaagatgaagacgaagaCGAAGACGACGAGGAAGatcaacaaagaaaaagagatGAACGTCCAAagcaaaataaaaaagaagacTTTTCCATCTTTGTTCGTAACGTTCCATACGATGCGACAGAGGAATCACTGGCTGCTCATTTTAGTAAATTCGGGCAAGTTAAATATGCCCTTCCAGTTATCGACAGAACTACTGGTTTGGCAAAGGGTACTGCATTTGTGGCATTCAGAGACCATATGACTTACAAGTATTGTATTGACAATGCTCCTGCCGCTGGGTCAACTTCATTATTGATTGGAGATGACGTTTTACCAGAATATGTTTACGAGGGAAGAGTACTTTCAATTTCCCCAACTTTAGATAGAGAAAATGCTAATAGACAAGCTGAAAAGAATGCagaaaaaagaaaggaaTTTCTTGGTAAAGCGCCAGGTGAACGTGACAGACGTAATTTATATTTGCTTAACGAAGGTAAAGTTGTGGAAGGTTCAAAAATGGCTGCTCTTCTGTCAACCAAAGATATGGAAATTAGAGACAAGTCTTATAAGTTGAGAGTAGAAcaactgaagaaaaatccaTCTTTACATTTATCAATGACTAGATTGGCTATCAGAAATCTTCCAAGAGCAATGAATGACAAAGCCTTGAAGGCACTGGGGCGTAAAGCCGTTGTTGAATTTGCTACTCAAGTAAGTGCAGGTGAAAGACATCCATTGAGTAAAGAGGAAATAGTAAGATCTACCAAGGATAAATATAGGTTTATGTCTcctgatgaaattgaacaccaaaagaaaaaagataaaaagaATGGTCTAGTTAAACAAGCTAAGATTATTATGGAAATCAAAGGTGCTACAGCAGGTAGAAGTAGAGGTTACGggtttattgaatataaagATCATAAGAGTGCATTGATGGGGCTAAGATGGATGAACTGTCATGCTGTTACGCAAGATGAAGTTCTTGAGGGTCTTtcagaagaggaaaagaaaacgATTGAGGCGGACAGTACAAAGGGTAGACGACTATGTGTTGAATTTGCAATTGAGAATGCCAATGTTGTGAAGAGAAGGAGAGAACATATTCAACAAGCAAGAGAGAGTTCCAAGAGGAAGCTTGATGCAGGTACTGAAGATTCTACTGAGAAAGAACATTCAGCCAAAAAGGTTAAGaaggatgaagaagagaaagaaaattctGGAGATAAGAAGGATAGCGGCATGAGCGATGATGTCAAAAGATTAATCGGTATCAAACGTAGGAGAAGACATGGTAAGAAATAA